One segment of Bacteroides sp. DNA contains the following:
- a CDS encoding DUF2490 domain-containing protein, whose amino-acid sequence MATYFFKRLIILLFAIMGVSVFSLKAQTPVEFKAEPALSLSWKINDRWGLNGQVKMGQLLNGNTASGFEKSFTERFELQAFANYSLFGSRKISLGYVAGMDDPFLEEPGYEHRITEQFSFVSTAGQIRLAVRLRAEQRFRTSGFQQRYRARISTDIPLRGERLDETEPYLILQNEILASPADGEVPLDNRLDAGIGWLLPGKQKFQVQLQHRFEKMNLPHRGHVIQIVTAYFFNF is encoded by the coding sequence ATGGCAACTTACTTTTTTAAAAGGTTAATAATTCTTTTGTTTGCCATCATGGGGGTTTCAGTCTTTTCACTGAAAGCACAGACTCCTGTTGAATTCAAGGCAGAACCTGCTTTATCCCTTTCGTGGAAAATAAATGACCGCTGGGGGCTGAACGGCCAAGTAAAGATGGGACAACTACTTAACGGCAATACTGCCAGTGGATTTGAAAAATCTTTCACCGAGCGTTTTGAATTGCAGGCTTTTGCCAATTATTCTCTTTTTGGTTCAAGAAAAATTTCGCTGGGATATGTGGCCGGAATGGATGACCCATTTCTGGAGGAACCAGGCTATGAGCATCGCATTACTGAACAGTTTTCTTTTGTTTCTACTGCGGGTCAGATTCGCCTAGCTGTTAGGCTGAGGGCTGAACAGCGTTTCCGTACCAGTGGCTTTCAGCAAAGGTACCGGGCCCGCATTAGTACCGACATTCCTCTGCGTGGCGAGCGCCTTGATGAAACCGAACCTTACCTGATCCTTCAAAATGAAATCCTTGCATCACCTGCTGATGGAGAAGTGCCTCTGGACAACCGTCTGGATGCCGGTATTGGCTGGCTGCTTCCCGGAAAACAAAAATTTCAGGTGCAACTGCAACACCGTTTTGAGAAAATGAACCTCCCCCACAGGGGTCACGTCATTCAAATCGTAACAGCCTATTTCTTTAATTTTTAG
- a CDS encoding transcriptional repressor: MEEIYALLEEKKLSRTRCRIEILKALRKAGSALSEPEIREKIGEHFDRTTVYRSLRSFLKQDVIHSIALDGGELRYALTPQNDVAQSSHHIHFFCGECNGVFCISHKVFGTPDLPEGFEATHFDLLIQGRCKKCKN, translated from the coding sequence ATGGAAGAGATTTATGCTTTGCTTGAGGAGAAAAAATTATCACGTACACGTTGCCGTATAGAGATATTGAAAGCTTTGAGGAAGGCGGGGTCAGCCCTATCTGAGCCGGAGATCCGGGAAAAGATCGGTGAACATTTCGACCGGACTACGGTCTACCGTTCACTCAGGAGCTTTTTGAAACAAGATGTGATTCACAGCATTGCCCTTGATGGTGGTGAGTTGCGCTATGCCCTTACGCCCCAAAATGATGTGGCACAAAGCAGTCATCATATCCATTTTTTCTGTGGTGAGTGCAACGGGGTATTTTGCATTTCTCACAAAGTATTTGGCACACCAGATCTTCCTGAGGGTTTTGAAGCCACTCACTTTGACCTTTTGATCCAGGGAAGGTGCAAAAAATGCAAAAATTAA
- a CDS encoding zinc ABC transporter substrate-binding protein, which produces MKVVKKYNLRAILLLMLLPAFLISCGIREPKTDIVSVSILPLQYFVDRLTGETLEVNVMVPEGASHGTYSPSARQMQKLSDSGLYFRFGYLGYEQAFIRRLSEINPELLEVDLSSKVELIRGEPIVHGDHVHEGGVDPHVWMSPKVMLSLLPEIRDALVEVYPEYQDEVDAAFPAIVEEVELLHAEMLETTQNMLQKRFLIFHPALTYLARDYGLEQVSIEHEGKEPSPAQLSHLISEARAESIPVIFIQEEYDQRNAELVAAETGATIVRINPMAYDWMHEMNHLMEVLKQHFQ; this is translated from the coding sequence ATGAAAGTTGTTAAAAAGTATAACTTAAGAGCTATTTTGCTTTTGATGCTATTGCCTGCATTCCTGATAAGTTGCGGAATCCGGGAGCCTAAAACAGATATTGTTTCAGTGAGCATCTTGCCGCTTCAATATTTTGTCGACCGGTTGACGGGTGAGACGCTTGAAGTGAATGTGATGGTCCCTGAAGGGGCAAGCCATGGTACCTATTCCCCTTCTGCACGGCAAATGCAAAAGCTTTCCGATTCAGGGTTGTATTTTCGTTTTGGCTATCTGGGCTATGAACAGGCCTTCATTCGGCGCTTGAGTGAAATCAACCCAGAACTGCTTGAAGTGGATCTTTCTTCCAAGGTGGAGCTGATTCGTGGCGAACCCATTGTTCACGGAGATCATGTTCATGAAGGAGGAGTAGATCCCCACGTCTGGATGTCCCCCAAAGTTATGCTAAGCCTGCTGCCAGAAATTCGTGATGCCCTCGTTGAAGTTTATCCGGAATACCAGGATGAGGTTGACGCAGCTTTCCCAGCCATAGTGGAGGAAGTGGAACTACTGCATGCTGAGATGCTTGAGACCACTCAAAACATGCTGCAAAAGCGTTTCTTGATCTTTCACCCTGCCCTGACATACCTTGCCCGGGATTATGGCCTTGAGCAGGTTTCCATCGAACACGAAGGCAAGGAGCCTTCCCCAGCTCAGCTGAGTCACCTTATTTCGGAGGCAAGGGCAGAAAGCATCCCGGTGATATTTATCCAGGAAGAATACGACCAGCGCAACGCGGAATTGGTTGCCGCAGAAACCGGGGCTACCATTGTTCGTATTAACCCTATGGCCTACGACTGGATGCACGAAATGAATCATTTAATGGAAGTATTAAAACAACACTTTCAATGA
- a CDS encoding ATP-binding cassette domain-containing protein, which yields MIKPLVILKDVSTGYFSETVLRSVNLKIFPDDFIGIIGPNGGGKTTLVKAILGILPLFNGNISFPQGKPRMGYLPQVSSIDKSFPITVKDLVCSGLKSKRSLIPHLTREQKDRVCQLLDEAALTKFAKKPIGELSGGQLQKALLSRAIINEPQLLILDEPNTFVDKGFERELYQWLNKLNDKMAILLVSHDIGTISPIVKTIACVNGNLHYHPSNQLTEDILKVYNCPVDIIAHGPVPHRVLKEHDI from the coding sequence ATGATAAAACCCCTCGTAATACTGAAAGATGTTTCCACAGGGTATTTCTCAGAAACCGTTTTGAGAAGCGTTAACCTCAAGATCTTTCCTGACGATTTCATTGGTATCATTGGGCCCAATGGCGGAGGCAAGACCACCCTGGTGAAAGCCATCCTGGGTATCCTGCCGCTTTTTAATGGGAACATTTCCTTTCCCCAGGGGAAGCCACGGATGGGGTATCTTCCCCAGGTTTCCTCCATTGATAAGAGTTTTCCCATCACTGTAAAAGACCTGGTATGTTCGGGACTCAAATCAAAAAGGTCATTAATTCCCCATCTGACCAGGGAGCAGAAGGACAGGGTCTGTCAACTGCTGGATGAAGCCGCATTAACCAAATTTGCCAAAAAACCCATTGGGGAGCTTTCGGGAGGACAATTGCAGAAAGCTTTATTGAGTCGGGCAATCATTAATGAGCCTCAATTGCTCATCCTTGATGAACCCAATACTTTTGTGGATAAGGGGTTCGAACGGGAGTTATATCAGTGGCTAAATAAATTGAATGACAAAATGGCTATTCTGTTGGTTTCCCATGACATAGGTACCATTAGCCCAATAGTGAAGACCATTGCCTGTGTGAATGGTAACCTGCATTATCATCCCTCAAATCAACTTACCGAGGACATCCTGAAGGTTTATAATTGTCCGGTTGATATCATCGCCCACGGGCCAGTGCCTCACCGGGTATTAAAAGAGCATGACATATGA
- a CDS encoding metal ABC transporter permease, which produces MSEFFSIMEYAFFRNALAAALLTSIISAMVGTYIVSRKIVFISGGITHASFGGIGMAYFFGINPLIGAAVFAVLSAIGIEWVSQKGKVREDSAIAILWSLGMALGIIFVFLTPGYTPNLMSFLFGSILSVGKTELYLLLAFSILVAMFFRIYLRPVIHTAFDPEFSKIMGVPVEFFRYTMSVIIALAIVISIRSVGIILVLSLFTIPQITAMLFTRNFARIIPLAALWGITGSLIGLFVSYFFNIPSGAAIIFFLTLQFFVVKAIVMLRERVLRRKS; this is translated from the coding sequence ATGAGTGAGTTTTTCTCCATAATGGAGTATGCATTCTTCAGGAATGCGCTGGCGGCCGCATTGCTCACCAGCATAATCTCAGCGATGGTGGGTACATACATCGTTTCCCGAAAGATCGTATTTATCAGTGGGGGTATCACCCACGCTTCGTTTGGTGGGATTGGAATGGCTTATTTCTTTGGTATCAACCCCCTTATAGGTGCTGCTGTTTTTGCTGTTTTGTCGGCTATAGGAATTGAGTGGGTTTCGCAAAAGGGAAAAGTCCGCGAAGATAGTGCCATTGCTATCCTTTGGTCTCTGGGAATGGCGTTAGGAATCATCTTCGTTTTCCTGACACCAGGTTATACCCCCAATTTGATGAGTTTTCTGTTTGGCAGCATCCTTTCGGTTGGTAAGACTGAACTTTACCTTTTGCTGGCCTTTTCTATTCTAGTGGCAATGTTTTTCAGGATATACCTCAGACCAGTCATACATACGGCCTTTGATCCTGAGTTTTCAAAAATCATGGGGGTGCCGGTAGAATTTTTCCGCTATACCATGTCAGTCATCATTGCTTTGGCCATTGTCATCAGCATTCGCTCAGTGGGCATCATCCTGGTGCTGAGCCTGTTTACCATCCCCCAAATTACCGCCATGCTCTTCACCCGTAACTTTGCCCGCATTATTCCGCTTGCAGCTTTGTGGGGCATTACAGGTTCCCTGATAGGGTTGTTTGTTTCCTATTTCTTTAACATTCCCTCAGGGGCAGCCATTATTTTCTTCCTTACCCTGCAATTCTTTGTTGTGAAGGCTATTGTAATGCTTCGGGAGCGGGTTCTTCGCCGAAAGTCTTGA